A window of Gemmatimonadota bacterium contains these coding sequences:
- the mtnA gene encoding S-methyl-5-thioribose-1-phosphate isomerase: protein MEQIAPPTLVVGWSPDGALRILDQRRLPAEVVTRDLRTVAEVAEAIRTLAVRGAPAIGVAAAIGLAVASDGHPLREVERMAAELRATRPTAVNLMWALDRMLATARGAHPDDAARAAALRVEAERIRAEDAAMCLAIGRHGADLITDGMRILTHCNAGALATAGIGTALAPVYVAHAEGRRPRVWADETRPLLQGARLTAWELTRAGIPVTVLTDGMAASLMARDEIDLVIVGADRIAANGDAANKIGTYGLAVLAKHHGIPFVVAAPMSTVDPHTKDGAAIPIEQRHAEEVTHLGGVRIAAEGAATYNPAFDVTPHTLITRIVTDVGVFAPPYAFASDTSILPPPA, encoded by the coding sequence ATGGAACAGATCGCCCCGCCGACCCTCGTGGTCGGGTGGTCCCCCGACGGTGCGTTGCGCATCCTCGACCAGCGGCGCCTCCCGGCCGAGGTCGTCACGCGTGACCTGCGCACCGTCGCCGAGGTCGCGGAGGCGATCCGCACGCTCGCGGTGCGCGGCGCGCCGGCGATCGGTGTCGCCGCGGCGATCGGCCTCGCCGTCGCGAGCGACGGGCACCCGCTGCGCGAGGTGGAGCGGATGGCGGCGGAGCTGCGCGCGACGCGCCCCACCGCCGTGAACCTCATGTGGGCGCTCGACCGGATGCTCGCCACCGCGCGCGGCGCGCACCCGGACGATGCGGCGCGCGCGGCCGCGCTGCGGGTGGAGGCCGAGCGCATCCGCGCCGAGGATGCGGCGATGTGCCTCGCGATCGGTCGGCACGGGGCGGATCTCATCACCGACGGGATGCGCATCCTCACGCACTGCAACGCGGGCGCGCTCGCCACCGCAGGGATCGGCACCGCGCTCGCACCCGTGTACGTCGCGCATGCGGAAGGTCGGCGGCCACGCGTCTGGGCCGACGAGACGCGACCGCTGCTCCAGGGCGCACGGCTCACCGCGTGGGAGCTCACGCGGGCGGGGATCCCCGTCACGGTGCTCACCGATGGCATGGCGGCGAGTCTCATGGCGCGCGATGAGATCGACCTCGTGATCGTCGGCGCGGATCGCATCGCGGCCAATGGCGACGCCGCGAACAAGATCGGGACCTACGGTCTCGCCGTGCTCGCGAAGCACCACGGCATCCCGTTCGTCGTCGCGGCGCCGATGAGCACGGTGGACCCGCACACGAAGGACGGCGCGGCGATCCCCATCGAGCAGCGGCACGCCGAGGAGGTCACGCACCTCGGCGGCGTGCGGATCGCCGCCGAAGGGGCGGCGACGTACAATCCGGCATTCGACGTGACGCCGCACACGCTCATCACGCGCATCGTCACCGACGTCGGGGTGTTCGCGCCGCCGTACGCGTTCGCGAGCGACACCTCCATCCTTCCTCCTCCAGCCTAG
- a CDS encoding enoyl-CoA hydratase/isomerase family protein, whose protein sequence is MSDAYEFLLLDVADRIATVTINRPDKLNALNAQVIGELDRMFTALAAKSDVGAIILTGAGRAFVAGADIAEVAAAAGEPSGLAAVAAFGSAVFTRIERLNKPVIAAVNGFALGGGCELALACHIRIASKAAKFGLPETKLGLIPGYGGTQRLPRLIGQGRALELIFTGEMVDADRAFALGLANQVVDGAGLIDAARSMALMATKNGPLALAHAITAVTQGADLSMDAALALEAEHFGAVGRTADMREGTTAFLEKRAATFRGA, encoded by the coding sequence ATGTCCGACGCCTACGAGTTCCTCCTCCTCGATGTCGCCGACCGTATCGCGACGGTCACCATCAACCGGCCCGACAAGCTCAATGCGCTCAACGCGCAGGTGATCGGCGAGCTGGACCGGATGTTCACGGCCCTCGCGGCCAAGTCCGACGTCGGCGCGATCATCCTCACCGGCGCGGGGCGCGCCTTCGTCGCCGGCGCGGACATCGCCGAGGTCGCGGCGGCCGCGGGCGAGCCGTCCGGACTCGCGGCGGTGGCGGCGTTCGGTTCTGCCGTCTTCACGCGCATCGAGCGACTCAACAAGCCCGTGATCGCGGCAGTGAACGGCTTCGCGCTCGGCGGCGGCTGCGAACTCGCGCTCGCGTGCCACATCCGCATCGCGAGCAAGGCCGCGAAGTTCGGGCTCCCCGAGACGAAGCTCGGGCTCATCCCGGGATACGGCGGCACGCAACGCCTGCCGCGGCTGATCGGGCAGGGGCGAGCGCTCGAGCTCATCTTCACCGGCGAGATGGTGGACGCCGATCGCGCGTTCGCGCTTGGGCTCGCGAACCAGGTCGTCGACGGCGCGGGCCTCATCGACGCGGCGCGGTCGATGGCGCTGATGGCGACGAAGAACGGCCCGCTCGCGCTGGCGCACGCGATCACCGCGGTGACGCAGGGAGCCGACCTGTCGATGGACGCCGCGCTCGCGCTGGAGGCCGAGCATTTCGGGGCGGTCGGCCGCACGGCCGACATGCGTGAAGGGACCACCGCCTTCCTCGAGAAGCGCGCCGCGACCTTCCGCGGAGCCTGA
- a CDS encoding amidohydrolase has translation MRARSALLRTLATATALLLPSGLSAQASRLYAELDRRTAEVNARVVAWRRDIHEHPELGMQETRTAALVAAHLRSLGMEVREKVGGTGVVGVLRGGKPGKVVALRADMDGLPVTEMTDLPFRSRVRTTWNGNEVGVMHACGHDNHVAILMGAAEVLAGMKAQLPGTVVFLFQPAEEGPGGAEPMIADGALENPKVEAIFGLHVWPGPAGNVIFRGGPTMAGGNALNIKIKGKQTHGAAPWGGVDPIVVGSQIVLALQTIVSRQINITQTPAIVTVAQFHGGIRDNIIPDSVMLSGTIRTFDAAQREFILASVKRIAEDIASSAGATATVSLEAGYGVTANDEALTRRMAPSIERAVGADRVSVAPLVTGSEDFSVFQAKVPGVFVFLGVTPRDQDWRTVAQNHSPYFFADESALPAGVRTLSSLALDFLTGNTPPPMPTRPIQ, from the coding sequence ATGCGCGCACGCTCCGCCCTCCTCCGTACCCTCGCGACCGCGACGGCGCTCCTGCTGCCGTCCGGGCTCAGCGCCCAAGCCTCGCGCCTCTACGCCGAACTCGATCGTCGCACCGCCGAGGTGAATGCGCGCGTGGTCGCCTGGCGTCGCGACATCCATGAGCATCCCGAGCTCGGGATGCAGGAGACCCGCACCGCGGCGCTCGTCGCGGCGCACCTGCGATCATTGGGGATGGAGGTGCGCGAGAAGGTCGGCGGCACCGGCGTCGTCGGCGTGCTGCGCGGCGGCAAGCCGGGCAAGGTCGTCGCGCTCCGGGCCGACATGGACGGACTCCCCGTGACCGAGATGACGGACCTGCCGTTCCGTTCGCGTGTGAGGACGACGTGGAACGGCAACGAGGTGGGCGTGATGCATGCCTGCGGCCACGACAACCACGTCGCGATCCTCATGGGGGCGGCAGAGGTGCTCGCCGGGATGAAGGCGCAACTGCCCGGCACCGTGGTGTTCCTGTTCCAGCCCGCCGAAGAGGGCCCGGGCGGGGCCGAGCCGATGATCGCCGATGGCGCGCTCGAGAACCCCAAGGTGGAAGCGATATTCGGCCTGCACGTGTGGCCCGGCCCGGCGGGCAACGTGATCTTCCGCGGGGGCCCGACGATGGCCGGCGGCAACGCACTCAACATCAAGATCAAGGGGAAGCAGACGCATGGAGCGGCGCCGTGGGGCGGCGTCGATCCCATCGTGGTCGGCTCGCAGATCGTGCTCGCGCTGCAGACCATCGTCAGCCGGCAGATCAACATCACGCAGACACCGGCGATCGTGACGGTCGCGCAGTTCCATGGCGGCATCCGCGACAACATCATCCCCGACTCCGTGATGCTGAGCGGCACCATCCGGACCTTCGACGCGGCGCAGCGCGAGTTCATCCTGGCGAGCGTGAAGCGGATCGCCGAGGACATCGCCTCCAGCGCGGGCGCGACGGCCACGGTGAGCCTCGAGGCGGGGTACGGCGTCACCGCGAACGACGAGGCCCTCACGCGGCGCATGGCACCGTCGATCGAGCGCGCGGTGGGCGCGGACCGCGTCTCCGTCGCGCCGCTGGTGACGGGCTCGGAGGACTTCTCGGTCTTCCAGGCGAAGGTCCCGGGCGTGTTCGTCTTCCTGGGCGTCACCCCGCGCGATCAGGATTGGCGCACGGTCGCGCAGAACCACTCGCCCTACTTCTTCGCCGACGAGTCCGCGCTCCCCGCCGGGGTGCGCACCCTGAGCTCGCTCGCGCTCGACTTCCTCACCGGCAACACGCCGCCGCCGATGCCGACGCGGCCGATCCAGTAG
- a CDS encoding cytochrome c maturation protein CcmE, producing the protein MQARSKFLIGGALVLGTAGFLMAGAIKDTAVYFLTPAELEAKVLEDPGIKRTGVKVGARVVHGSVERDSSGKRVRFDMTDGKATYKVDYRGIIPDTFSDSVDVVVEGRLGDDGVFHATTLLAKCASRYEAAPESYSPAMREAYKNGAQPPHPADTAAAPTKTPQ; encoded by the coding sequence ATGCAGGCACGTTCCAAGTTCCTCATCGGCGGCGCGCTGGTCCTCGGGACCGCGGGTTTCCTCATGGCCGGTGCCATCAAGGACACCGCGGTCTACTTCCTGACGCCCGCCGAGCTCGAAGCCAAGGTCCTCGAGGACCCGGGCATCAAGCGCACCGGGGTGAAGGTCGGCGCGCGCGTCGTCCACGGCTCGGTCGAGCGCGATTCGAGCGGCAAGCGCGTGCGATTCGACATGACCGACGGCAAGGCGACCTACAAGGTCGACTACCGCGGCATCATCCCCGACACCTTCAGCGACTCGGTGGACGTGGTCGTCGAGGGTCGCCTGGGCGATGACGGCGTCTTCCACGCGACCACGCTGCTCGCGAAGTGCGCGTCGCGCTACGAGGCCGCGCCGGAGAGCTACTCGCCGGCCATGCGCGAGGCGTACAAGAACGGTGCCCAGCCGCCCCATCCCGCCGACACCGCGGCCGCCCCGACGAAGACGCCGCAGTAA
- a CDS encoding cytochrome c-type biogenesis protein CcmH — protein MSARHAGSPDRIDRRLFLLGAAGFGSALVARAAGGQDATQNFAPMEQGAYRPTLRPDKPGATPKLTDDQRDALEHRIKCQCGCILDVYTCRTTDFTCQVSPAMHRDVLRLIAGGYDGDEILAAFVETYGEVAMTEPKKEGFNWAGYFAPSVALATGAVLLTVLVRKWTAESRVAAAARASVPGAAIPGMSDEDRARLDRALREDA, from the coding sequence GTGAGCGCGCGCCACGCAGGGTCGCCCGACCGGATCGACCGACGGCTCTTCCTCCTCGGCGCCGCGGGGTTCGGCAGCGCGCTCGTCGCCCGCGCCGCGGGCGGACAGGACGCGACGCAGAACTTCGCGCCCATGGAGCAGGGGGCGTACCGTCCCACGCTGCGGCCGGACAAGCCCGGCGCGACGCCGAAGCTCACCGACGATCAGCGCGACGCGCTGGAGCACCGCATCAAGTGCCAGTGCGGTTGCATCCTCGACGTCTACACCTGTCGCACGACGGACTTCACCTGCCAGGTCTCGCCGGCGATGCACCGCGACGTGCTGCGGCTCATCGCGGGCGGCTACGACGGCGACGAGATCCTCGCGGCCTTCGTCGAGACGTACGGCGAGGTCGCGATGACGGAGCCCAAGAAGGAGGGCTTCAACTGGGCGGGCTACTTCGCCCCGAGCGTCGCGCTCGCGACCGGCGCGGTGCTGCTCACGGTGCTGGTGCGGAAGTGGACGGCCGAGTCGCGGGTCGCCGCGGCGGCGCGCGCGTCGGTCCCCGGTGCCGCGATCCCGGGGATGAGCGACGAGGATCGCGCCCGCCTCGACCGCGCGTTGCGCGAGGACGCCTGA
- the recF gene encoding DNA replication and repair protein RecF (All proteins in this family for which functions are known are DNA-binding proteins that assist the filamentation of RecA onto DNA for the initiation of recombination or recombinational repair.) has translation MTRTAPQAVAARLRALTLRDFRNVAHAELACADDGIVVLGENGHGKSNLIEAIAYLRLLRSQRGARDRDLIRFGEAAFHLSADLEGTGAHRATAAVDKQGRKKITLDGGEPEKLTDALDALPSVSFSPRDVDLVAGSPAERRRYLDITLALTSRSYLNALRHYRGALARRNAALRDAARATRGAQGEAVGAVAAWEPALAEHGAVIITQRRDWVAARATEFQRQCVAIGERGAPTLGYAGSFAEAEDVRGALREQLERQREHDIRRCLTHAGPHRDDLALALDGRDLRLVGSAGQQRTAAIVLRLLEAATHRDAKGVTPLLLLDDPFAELDRRRTGRILALLEEVGTGQVVLCVPREDEIPARYTKLARWRVRDGVFTREAEG, from the coding sequence GTGACCCGGACCGCCCCGCAGGCCGTGGCGGCCCGGCTCCGCGCGCTCACGCTGCGCGACTTCCGCAACGTCGCGCACGCCGAGCTCGCCTGCGCGGATGACGGCATCGTGGTGCTCGGCGAGAACGGGCATGGCAAGTCGAACCTCATCGAGGCGATCGCCTATCTCCGGCTGCTCCGCTCGCAGCGCGGCGCGCGCGACCGTGACCTGATCCGCTTCGGCGAGGCGGCGTTCCATCTCTCGGCCGACCTCGAGGGCACGGGCGCGCACCGCGCGACCGCGGCGGTGGACAAGCAGGGGCGCAAGAAGATCACCCTCGATGGCGGGGAGCCGGAGAAGCTCACCGACGCGCTCGACGCGCTGCCGAGCGTGAGCTTCTCGCCGCGCGACGTCGACCTCGTGGCCGGGTCGCCGGCCGAGCGGCGGCGCTACCTCGACATCACGCTCGCGCTCACCTCGCGGAGCTACCTGAACGCGCTCCGGCACTACCGCGGCGCACTGGCCCGGCGGAACGCGGCGTTGCGCGACGCGGCGCGCGCGACGCGGGGCGCCCAGGGCGAGGCGGTGGGCGCGGTGGCGGCTTGGGAGCCTGCGCTGGCCGAGCATGGTGCGGTGATCATCACGCAGCGGCGCGACTGGGTCGCGGCTCGCGCCACGGAGTTCCAGCGGCAGTGCGTCGCCATCGGCGAGCGCGGCGCACCGACGCTCGGCTATGCCGGGAGCTTCGCGGAGGCGGAGGACGTGCGGGGCGCGTTGCGCGAGCAGCTGGAGCGGCAGCGCGAGCACGACATCCGCCGATGCCTCACGCACGCCGGGCCGCATCGCGACGACCTCGCGCTCGCGCTCGACGGCCGCGACCTGCGACTCGTCGGCTCGGCGGGCCAGCAGCGCACCGCCGCGATCGTCCTGCGGCTGCTCGAGGCGGCGACGCATCGCGATGCCAAGGGCGTGACCCCGCTGCTGCTGCTCGACGATCCGTTCGCCGAGCTGGATCGGCGGCGCACCGGGCGCATCCTCGCGCTGCTCGAGGAGGTGGGGACGGGACAGGTGGTGCTCTGCGTGCCACGCGAGGACGAGATCCCCGCGCGGTACACGAAGCTCGCGCGCTGGCGCGTGCGGGATGGGGTCTTCACGCGCGAGGCCGAGGGATGA
- the glpK gene encoding glycerol kinase GlpK, translated as MRHVLALDQGTTSSRALVVAADGRVVGRGQREFAQHFPQPGWVEHDPEEIWTSMLESAREAIAQAGVVPDAIGITNQRETIVLWDRATGRPIDRALVWQDRRTTARCQALRAAGQAEAIHQATGLVPDPYFSATKLEWLLEHKARAAGIPTERLAAGTIDTWLIWKLTDGAVHATDPTNASRTMLFDINAMAWSPQLCTLFNVPMSILPAVRASSGEFGVTAAAHLGAAIPITGVAGDQQAALYGQGCWVAGQSKNTYGTGAFLLLHTGAARPVGGQGILTTVACDARGGAAYALEAGIFIAGAAVQWLRDGLGLLGRASESESMARQLTSNDGVYFVPALTGLGAPAWEPEARGTIVGLTRGTTREHLVRAALEAMAYGTADVLEAMRGASGAPLDVLRVDGGATFNDWLMQFQADVLGVPVERPDVIETTAMGAAGLAGIAAGVWPDAEAFFASRSYTRFAPAVGVSAARQGLGGWRRAVRATVAWARDRE; from the coding sequence ATGCGCCACGTTCTCGCGCTCGACCAGGGCACCACCAGCTCGCGCGCACTCGTCGTCGCGGCCGATGGCCGCGTGGTCGGCCGCGGGCAGCGCGAGTTCGCGCAGCATTTCCCCCAGCCGGGCTGGGTGGAGCACGATCCCGAGGAGATCTGGACCTCGATGCTCGAGAGCGCGCGCGAGGCGATCGCGCAGGCGGGCGTCGTCCCCGACGCGATCGGCATCACCAACCAGCGCGAGACGATCGTGCTCTGGGATCGCGCGACCGGACGGCCGATCGACCGCGCGCTCGTCTGGCAGGACCGGCGCACGACGGCGCGATGTCAGGCCCTCCGCGCCGCTGGCCAGGCGGAGGCGATTCATCAGGCGACCGGGCTCGTGCCCGATCCCTACTTCAGCGCCACCAAGCTCGAGTGGCTGCTCGAGCACAAGGCGCGCGCCGCGGGCATCCCGACGGAGCGACTCGCCGCTGGCACGATCGATACGTGGCTCATCTGGAAGCTGACCGACGGCGCTGTCCACGCGACCGACCCGACCAACGCATCGCGCACGATGCTCTTCGACATCAACGCGATGGCGTGGAGTCCGCAGCTCTGCACGCTGTTCAACGTGCCGATGTCGATCCTCCCCGCCGTGCGAGCGTCGTCCGGCGAGTTCGGCGTGACCGCCGCCGCGCATCTCGGCGCGGCGATCCCCATCACGGGGGTCGCGGGCGACCAGCAGGCCGCGCTCTACGGCCAGGGATGCTGGGTGGCGGGGCAGAGCAAGAACACCTACGGCACGGGCGCCTTCCTGCTGCTGCACACCGGTGCGGCGCGCCCCGTCGGCGGGCAGGGGATCCTCACCACGGTCGCGTGCGATGCACGCGGTGGCGCGGCGTACGCGCTCGAAGCGGGGATCTTCATCGCGGGCGCGGCGGTGCAGTGGTTGCGCGACGGACTCGGGTTGCTCGGCCGGGCATCCGAGAGCGAGTCGATGGCGCGGCAACTCACGTCGAACGACGGGGTCTACTTCGTGCCGGCCCTCACCGGACTCGGCGCGCCCGCGTGGGAGCCGGAGGCGCGCGGGACGATCGTGGGCCTCACGCGCGGCACGACGCGCGAGCATCTCGTGCGCGCGGCCCTCGAGGCGATGGCGTACGGCACCGCCGACGTGCTCGAGGCGATGCGCGGCGCGAGCGGCGCGCCGCTGGATGTGCTGCGCGTGGACGGTGGTGCCACGTTCAACGACTGGCTCATGCAGTTCCAGGCCGACGTGCTGGGTGTGCCGGTGGAACGGCCGGACGTCATCGAGACGACGGCGATGGGCGCGGCAGGTCTCGCGGGGATCGCGGCAGGGGTGTGGCCGGACGCGGAGGCGTTCTTCGCATCGCGGTCGTACACGAGGTTCGCGCCGGCCGTCGGGGTGAGCGCAGCGCGGCAGGGACTCGGCGGATGGCGGCGGGCGGTGCGCGCAACGGTCGCGTGGGCGAGAGACCGGGAGTGA
- a CDS encoding heme lyase CcmF/NrfE family subunit: protein MILVGELSLWIALLMCAWSATTSFAGGTLRRADLVASGERGLYAGVGFVILASAGLWTALLTSDFSLAYVASFTSANLPTVYKISAFWGGQSGSMLFWCLVLAGYAGLATWANRNANRELMPWVTGTNALVLLFFVATTALATNPFERLDWVPADGRGLNPQLQNPAMAIHPPLLYLGYVATAIPFGFAIAALVTRRLDAAWLGAVRRWSLVSWVFLTLGIVMGMWWAYVELGWGGYWMWDPVENASLLPWLTGTAFLHSIMIQEKRGMLRKWNVTLVVGTFLLSVLGTFITRSGVIQSVHSFAQSPVGTWFATFMVLAIVATSILVSQRLQDLEAKAQLEAMISREAAFLYNNLVLVGIAFSVLWGTLFPILSEAVRGSKITVGESFFNAVNVPLGLLLLALTGIGPLIAWRKASVHNIQRQFAGPAAFGLLVGAALMVLGMRKFYPLVSFTLAGFVAGTIIQEFWKGVGARRRMYGENPVVALGRLVARNRRRYGGYVVHAGIVIMFAAFAGMAFKKEYDVSLADGESYKAVDPYGRVWTFTSEGLSSAKQLNREVVTVALRPEVDGERLDILTSEKRQHFDSRGNPTFQPSTEVGILQHNDQDVYLVLAGVVNGKAEIRINFNPLVVWVWHGGTLMALGGLIVMWPQSARRRQQGYVAELAPQAEVASA from the coding sequence ATGATCCTCGTCGGCGAGCTGTCCCTCTGGATCGCGCTGCTCATGTGCGCTTGGTCCGCGACGACCTCGTTCGCCGGCGGCACGCTCCGCCGCGCGGACCTCGTCGCCTCCGGTGAACGCGGCCTCTACGCCGGCGTCGGGTTCGTCATCCTCGCGTCGGCCGGCCTCTGGACCGCGCTGCTCACGAGCGACTTCTCGCTCGCCTACGTCGCCTCGTTCACGAGCGCGAACCTCCCCACCGTCTACAAGATCTCGGCCTTCTGGGGCGGCCAGTCGGGCTCGATGCTCTTCTGGTGCCTCGTGCTGGCCGGCTACGCGGGGCTCGCGACCTGGGCCAACCGCAACGCGAACCGCGAGCTGATGCCCTGGGTCACGGGCACCAACGCGCTCGTGCTCCTCTTCTTCGTCGCGACCACCGCGCTCGCGACCAACCCGTTCGAGCGCCTCGACTGGGTCCCCGCCGACGGCCGCGGGCTCAACCCGCAGTTGCAGAACCCGGCGATGGCGATCCATCCTCCGCTCCTCTACCTCGGCTACGTCGCGACCGCGATCCCATTCGGCTTCGCCATCGCCGCGCTCGTCACGCGACGCCTCGATGCGGCCTGGCTCGGCGCAGTGCGCCGCTGGTCGCTCGTGAGCTGGGTCTTCCTCACGCTCGGCATCGTGATGGGGATGTGGTGGGCGTACGTCGAGCTCGGCTGGGGTGGCTACTGGATGTGGGACCCGGTGGAGAACGCCTCGCTGCTCCCCTGGCTCACCGGGACCGCGTTCCTCCACTCGATCATGATCCAGGAGAAGCGCGGCATGCTCCGGAAGTGGAACGTCACCCTCGTGGTGGGGACGTTCCTCCTCAGCGTGCTCGGCACCTTCATCACGCGCTCCGGCGTGATCCAGTCGGTGCACTCGTTCGCGCAGAGTCCCGTGGGCACCTGGTTCGCGACCTTCATGGTGCTGGCCATCGTCGCGACGAGCATCCTGGTGTCGCAGCGGCTCCAGGACCTCGAGGCCAAGGCGCAGCTCGAGGCGATGATCAGCCGCGAGGCCGCCTTCCTCTACAACAACCTCGTCCTCGTCGGCATCGCGTTCAGCGTGCTCTGGGGGACGCTCTTCCCCATCCTGTCCGAAGCGGTGCGCGGCTCCAAGATCACGGTCGGCGAGTCGTTCTTCAACGCGGTGAACGTGCCGCTCGGCCTGCTCCTCCTCGCGCTCACCGGTATCGGGCCGCTCATCGCGTGGCGCAAGGCGAGCGTGCACAACATCCAGCGGCAGTTCGCGGGCCCCGCGGCCTTCGGCCTGCTCGTCGGCGCGGCGCTGATGGTGCTCGGGATGCGGAAGTTCTATCCCCTCGTCTCGTTCACCCTCGCCGGCTTCGTCGCCGGCACGATCATCCAGGAGTTCTGGAAGGGCGTCGGGGCGCGTCGCCGGATGTACGGCGAGAACCCCGTCGTCGCGCTCGGCCGCCTCGTCGCGCGCAATCGCCGCCGCTACGGCGGCTACGTGGTGCACGCCGGGATCGTGATCATGTTCGCCGCGTTCGCCGGCATGGCGTTCAAGAAGGAGTACGACGTCTCGCTCGCCGACGGCGAGAGCTACAAGGCCGTCGATCCCTACGGGCGCGTCTGGACTTTTACGAGCGAAGGGCTCTCGTCGGCCAAGCAACTCAATCGCGAGGTCGTGACGGTCGCGCTCCGCCCCGAGGTCGACGGCGAGCGCCTCGACATCCTCACGAGCGAGAAGCGCCAGCACTTCGATTCGCGCGGCAACCCGACGTTCCAGCCGTCCACCGAGGTCGGCATCCTCCAGCACAACGACCAGGACGTGTATCTCGTCCTCGCCGGCGTCGTGAACGGCAAGGCCGAGATCCGCATCAACTTCAATCCGCTCGTCGTCTGGGTCTGGCATGGCGGCACGCTCATGGCGCTCGGCGGCCTGATCGTGATGTGGCCGCAGTCCGCGCGTCGGCGCCAGCAGGGCTACGTGGCGGAGTTGGCGCCGCAGGCCGAGGTGGCGTCGGCGTGA
- a CDS encoding DUF2279 domain-containing protein → MPGLTLVLLAGSLSFGGPRREPSIDRWLGRDKLYHFAASAAIHSATHSVLRANGHRYRDAAWTAAGVTLSVGVAKEWWDHRTGGDASAKDLVADAAGTGAGAILMRQVAP, encoded by the coding sequence ATGCCCGGACTGACCCTCGTGCTCCTTGCCGGCTCGCTGAGCTTCGGTGGCCCGCGGCGCGAGCCATCGATCGACCGCTGGCTCGGGCGCGACAAGCTCTACCACTTCGCGGCCTCCGCTGCGATCCATTCCGCGACCCACAGCGTCCTGCGGGCGAACGGACACCGATACCGGGACGCCGCTTGGACGGCCGCGGGTGTCACGCTCTCGGTCGGTGTCGCGAAGGAGTGGTGGGACCACCGGACCGGCGGGGACGCGTCGGCCAAGGACCTCGTGGCCGACGCCGCGGGTACGGGAGCGGGCGCGATCCTCATGCGGCAGGTGGCCCCGTAA
- a CDS encoding zinc ribbon domain-containing protein, with product MLPLIVGTLLAVGALLYVLAPLLRGTGTHVRGSYVPELAPEASALEALREIEFDQATGKLSPEDYATLKATYAPRALAELQARESAGGAGTADPDAIDGALAGGAGASDAAERLIARMKSRGTSCPAHGPRPESDALYCSDCGTYLAGACLRCGATITDAHSRFCGECGAALAA from the coding sequence ATGCTGCCCCTGATCGTCGGGACGCTGCTCGCGGTCGGCGCGCTGCTCTACGTGCTGGCGCCGCTGCTCCGCGGGACGGGCACGCATGTCCGCGGATCGTACGTGCCGGAGCTCGCACCGGAGGCGAGCGCGCTCGAGGCGCTGCGCGAGATCGAGTTCGATCAGGCGACGGGGAAGCTCTCCCCCGAGGACTATGCGACGCTGAAGGCGACGTATGCACCGCGTGCGCTCGCGGAGCTGCAAGCGCGGGAGTCGGCGGGCGGGGCGGGGACGGCCGATCCCGATGCCATCGACGGCGCCCTCGCGGGCGGTGCCGGCGCGTCCGACGCGGCCGAACGGTTGATCGCGCGGATGAAGTCGCGTGGCACGAGCTGTCCCGCGCACGGGCCGCGCCCCGAGTCGGACGCGCTCTACTGCTCCGACTGTGGCACCTACCTCGCCGGGGCCTGCCTCCGTTGCGGCGCGACCATCACCGATGCCCACTCCCGCTTCTGCGGCGAGTGCGGGGCCGCACTCGCCGCCTAG
- a CDS encoding DinB family protein, giving the protein MHPQIQSLLDELTAVRARWARLSAATPDDRWAVRAHPESWSVAECIAHLNLTARAMQPLLEAATEQARPRGPFSGSMKRSMFGAVLSSMVGPLMRLGSVRLGRVRTPPAFVPTGDEPRATISGEFERHLASHEKALRAADGLPLHLVKVGSPFVAGAQYDAWSGWLVLVRHCHRHLDQAERVWSA; this is encoded by the coding sequence ATGCATCCGCAGATCCAGTCCCTCCTCGACGAGCTCACCGCCGTCCGCGCACGCTGGGCGCGTCTCTCCGCCGCCACCCCCGATGACCGCTGGGCCGTCCGCGCCCATCCCGAGTCGTGGTCGGTCGCCGAGTGCATCGCCCACCTCAATCTCACGGCGCGCGCGATGCAGCCGTTGCTCGAGGCCGCCACCGAGCAGGCGCGCCCGCGCGGTCCCTTCTCCGGCAGCATGAAGCGCTCGATGTTCGGCGCGGTGCTCAGCTCGATGGTGGGGCCACTGATGCGGCTCGGTTCCGTGCGACTCGGCCGTGTGCGGACGCCACCGGCCTTCGTCCCCACCGGCGACGAGCCGCGCGCGACCATCAGCGGCGAGTTCGAGCGGCACCTCGCCTCGCACGAGAAGGCGTTGCGCGCCGCCGACGGCCTCCCGCTCCATCTGGTGAAGGTGGGATCACCGTTCGTCGCGGGGGCGCAGTACGATGCCTGGTCGGGCTGGCTGGTGCTGGTGCGACACTGCCATCGGCATCTCGACCAGGCGGAGCGGGTCTGGTCCGCCTGA